From the genome of Nicotiana sylvestris chromosome 2, ASM39365v2, whole genome shotgun sequence, one region includes:
- the LOC138885340 gene encoding uncharacterized protein, whose translation MLIRRIGSELFDDPMGDLKDLRQVSSVQDYVDLFDELLTRVELSEEYVVSCFIRGLKPEIGFPVKMLAPRTLAKAISLAKIQEQTLVVQKQVFMTTTVPSYSTKNLQKLLSNFQFSQPYAPTKFTQPSNKTPHNHTPSLKPTYRNAKRLTPAEMEERRSKGLCYNCDEKYSFGHVCKNKRQLFSMKAEEGIEEVELEEEVMFDPAQLLTMIGQGLETDAEGSILPHVSVHAINGLHDFRTMRVAVSVKGKAVQVLIDTGSTHNFLDLNIVKKLGCVLTSISPFDVSVADGKRMQSNYICKKLVWKMQGVSFDSDMLVLPIGDCSMVLGIQWLITLGDIMWNFKKLRMEFSIMGHKVSLREIQPPATKMIPHTSMNKLLAKPAKLCMSFFTLWGYSWKVSNKEWRELNSCTVKDKFPIPVIKELLDELHGAKYFSKLDLRSGYHQIRMFEPDIPKTAFRTHYDHYEFLVMPFGLTNAPSIFQSLMNQIFHDYLRKFILVFFDDILIYNQNWEDHLLHLEEAFKVLRIHTLYIKQSKCAFGVTQIDYVGHIISEHGVAMDQHKVQGVLDWPLPTSIKGIKGFLGLIGYYRRFIKGYGIIVRPLNDLLKKGNFQWNPTTTTAFQDLKLAITSALVLALPDFSKEFTVETDASGGGIRAVLAQDNKPIAFFSKGLSDKNKALYVYERELLALVFAVQKWRPYLLGPSSSKPTITVSNTYWSKELPLPVNRSG comes from the exons ATGCTTATACGCCGGATTGGATCTGAACTTTTTGATGATCCCATGGGAGATCTCAAGGATCTAAGACAGGTAAGTTCAGTACAAGACTATGTTGATTTGTTTGATGAACTGCTAACTAGGGTGGAATTATCAGAAGAATATGTTGTTAGTTGCTTTATTAGGGGATTGAAACCAGAAATTGGGTTTCCCGTTAAAATGTTAGCACCTAGGACTTTAGCTAAGGCAATTAGTCTAGCTAAAATTCAGGAACAGACCTTGGTAGTACAGAAGCAAGTTTTTATGACCACCACAGTCCCATCCTATTCAACCAAAAACCTCCAAAAACTCCTTTCTAACTTTCAATTTTCTCAACCTTATGCCCCTACCAAATTCACCCAACCTTCCAATAAAACACCACATAACCATACCCCATCCCTAAAACCTACCTACAGAAATGCCAAGAGATTGACTCCTGCTGAAATGGAGGAGAGAAGGAGTAAAGGCCTATGTTACAATTGTGATGAGAAGTATAGCTTTGGGCATGTATGTAAGAATAAGAGGCAATTGTTTTCTATGAAGGCGGAGGAAGGAATAGAAGAGGTGGAGTTGGAAGAGGAAGTGATGTTTGATCCAGCACAATTGTTAACAATGATAGGCCAAGGGTTAGAGACTGATGCTGAGGGATCCATTTTACCTCATGTCTCAGTCCATGCCATAAATGGATTACATGACTTCAGAACTATGAGGGTAGCTGTATCAGTTAAGGGCAAGGCTGTACAGGTTCTAATTGATACTGGTAGCACCCACAATTTTTTGGACCTTAACATTGTCAAGAAGTTGGGATGTGTCTTGACATCTATATCTCCTTTTGATGTATCTGTTGCTGATGGAAAAAGGATGCAAAGTAATTATATCTGTAAGAAGTTGGTTTGGAAAATGCAGGGTGTTTCTTTTGATTCTGATATGTTGGTGCTACCAATAGGGGATTGTAGTATGGTTTTGGGAATCCAATGGCTAATCACACTAGGTGACATTATGTGGAATTTCAAGAAACTTCGAATGGAATTCAGCATCATGGGACATAAAGTATCATTGAGAGAGATCCAACCTCCTGCAACTAAGATGATTCCACATACCAGCATGAACAAACTACTAGCCAAGCCTGCAAAATTGTGTATGAGCTTCTTTACATTGTGGGGTTATTCTTGGAAAGTCAGCAACAAGGAGTGGAG GGAACTAAACAGCTGCACAGTAAAGGATAAATTCCCTATCCCTGTGATTAAAGAATTGCTGGATGAGCTACATGGTGCCAAATACTTCTCTAAGCTAGATTTAAggtcaggttaccatcaaattaGAATGTTTGAACCAGACATTCCTAAAACTGCATTTAGAACTCATTATGACCATTATGAATTCTTGGTTATGCCTTTTGGATTAACAAATGCTCCCTCTATTTTTCAAAGCCTAATGAACCAGATCTTTCATGATTATCTCAGAAAATTTATCCTAGTCTTttttgatgacatcttgatatatAATCAGAACTGGGAGGATCATTTGTTACATTTGGAGGAAGCTTTCAAGGTCCTTAGGATCCATACTTTGTACATTAAACAAAGTAAATGTGCTTTTGGGGTCACACAGATTGACTATGTAGGTCACATCATTTCTGAGCATGGTGTAGCTATGGACCAGCACAAGGTTCAGGGAGTGTTAGATTGGCCATTACCTACCTCTATTAAGGGGATAAAAGGGTTCCTAGGATTGATAGGCTACTATAGGAGGTTCATCAAGGGATATGGAATCATTGTTAGGCCTCTCAATGATCTGCTCAAAAAGGGTAACTTTCAGTGGAACCCTACAACAACTACTGCATTCCAAGATCTGAAACTAGCTATCACTTCAGCTCTTGTGTTAGCTCTTCCAGATTTTTCAAAAGAATTCACAGTGGAAACTGATGCTTCAGGTGGAGGAATTAGAGCTGTGTTGGCACAAGACAACAAGCCAATTGCTTTTTTCAGCAAGGGGTTATCAGACAAGAATAAAGCATTGTATGTCTATGAAAGGGAACTTTTGGCACTAGTTTTTGCTGTGCAAAAGTGGAGGCCATATCTGCTTGGCCCTTCATCATCAAAACCAACCATCACAGTCTCAAATACTTATTGGAGCAAAGAATTACCACTCCCAGTCAACAGAAGTGGCTAG